One stretch of Sinomonas terrae DNA includes these proteins:
- a CDS encoding hemolysin family protein, with translation MGDWGGIVWLVVLLLGNAFFVSAEFAIMSTRRSQIEPIAEAGSKRAATTLRAMEHVSLMLACAQLGITVCSLLLLQVAEPAIHDLVGVPLSALSIPTEAAETAAFIVALALVTILHVTFGEMVPKNISVSIADRAAIVLAPILVGISRLVRPVIVALNWSANGVLRLMGVQPKDEVASSFTLEEVQSIVEVSTKSGLVDDESGLLSGALEFSDQTVASIMVPLEQIVTLPTSVSPSGFEKAVAKTGFSRFPMVDDEGELAGYLHVKDVLAIPDAARERPIGEARVRSLANLGLDTNIEDALTAMQKTGLHVARVIGPEGGTRGVLFLEDVIEQLVGEIRDATQAGRSRRFEGERRH, from the coding sequence ATGGGCGACTGGGGAGGGATCGTCTGGCTTGTCGTGCTCCTGCTGGGCAACGCGTTCTTCGTGTCGGCAGAGTTCGCGATCATGTCGACGCGCCGCAGCCAGATCGAACCGATCGCCGAGGCTGGTTCCAAGCGCGCGGCGACGACGCTCCGGGCAATGGAACACGTCTCGCTCATGCTCGCGTGCGCCCAGCTCGGCATCACCGTGTGCTCGCTGCTCCTCCTTCAAGTCGCAGAGCCTGCGATCCACGACTTGGTGGGGGTGCCTCTTTCAGCGCTCAGCATTCCGACGGAAGCCGCGGAGACCGCGGCCTTCATTGTCGCGCTCGCGCTCGTGACGATCCTTCACGTGACTTTCGGCGAGATGGTGCCAAAGAACATCTCGGTCTCCATCGCAGACCGCGCGGCCATCGTGCTCGCGCCGATCCTCGTCGGAATCTCGCGGCTCGTCAGGCCCGTCATCGTCGCGCTCAACTGGTCCGCGAACGGGGTGCTGCGACTCATGGGCGTGCAGCCCAAGGACGAGGTGGCGTCGTCGTTCACCCTTGAGGAGGTCCAGTCGATCGTCGAGGTCTCGACCAAGTCCGGCCTCGTGGACGACGAGTCCGGTCTGCTCTCGGGCGCACTCGAGTTCTCGGACCAGACGGTCGCCTCGATCATGGTGCCGCTCGAGCAGATCGTGACGCTTCCGACGTCGGTCAGCCCCTCGGGCTTCGAGAAGGCGGTCGCGAAGACGGGCTTCTCGCGCTTCCCCATGGTCGACGACGAGGGGGAGCTGGCGGGCTACCTTCACGTCAAGGACGTCCTCGCCATCCCAGACGCCGCGCGCGAGCGCCCGATCGGTGAGGCCCGCGTTCGCTCCTTGGCCAATCTGGGCTTGGACACGAACATCGAGGATGCGCTCACCGCGATGCAGAAGACGGGACTCCACGTGGCCCGCGTAATCGGCCCGGAGGGAGGCACGCGAGGCGTGCTCTTCCTCGAGGACGTCATCGAGCAGTTGGTGGGCGAGATTCGGGACGCGACCCAGGCTGGACGGTCCCGTCGGTTCGAGGGGGAGCGGCGGCACTGA
- a CDS encoding metal ABC transporter solute-binding protein, Zn/Mn family, translated as MRLSFRRVAQRPPSPTVAARRVLTASLAVAGTLALAACSSQAGSGSGSSQSGTGQINVVASTNVYGDIAKSIGGDKVNVTSIISKASQDPHSYEATTQDRLAVSKAKLAIVNGGGYDDFMTRLTGDAKLTGDSVLNAVDASGLRTGADASAGAEFNEHIWYSQDAMQKVAQAIADRLGKLDPADAPTFTQRAAQWDSKLGGITSKLAAIKAAHSGEGVAVTEPVPLYMLEAAGLENKTPESFSSAVEAGNDVPPAALKEMQDLLSSHGVALLAFNPQTESPQTEALKKFSQDAKVPVADFLETMPEGSDYITWMAQNADEIATALGAARS; from the coding sequence GTGCGTCTTTCGTTTCGCCGCGTTGCCCAGCGGCCTCCTTCGCCGACCGTCGCTGCGCGCCGGGTGCTCACGGCATCGCTCGCGGTCGCAGGCACCCTTGCGCTCGCGGCCTGCAGTTCACAGGCAGGCAGTGGCTCCGGGAGCTCACAGTCGGGCACGGGCCAGATCAACGTCGTCGCGTCGACCAACGTCTACGGCGACATCGCCAAGTCGATCGGCGGCGACAAAGTGAACGTCACGTCGATCATCTCGAAGGCCAGTCAGGATCCGCACTCGTACGAGGCGACGACTCAAGATCGTCTCGCGGTCTCCAAAGCAAAGCTCGCCATTGTCAACGGCGGCGGCTACGACGACTTCATGACAAGGCTCACTGGTGACGCAAAGCTCACGGGTGACTCCGTCCTCAACGCCGTCGACGCGTCCGGGCTCCGGACGGGCGCAGACGCGTCGGCAGGTGCTGAGTTCAACGAGCACATCTGGTACAGCCAAGACGCCATGCAGAAGGTGGCTCAGGCGATCGCAGACCGGTTGGGGAAGCTCGATCCTGCTGACGCCCCGACCTTCACCCAACGCGCCGCGCAGTGGGACAGCAAGCTGGGAGGAATCACATCGAAGCTGGCGGCCATCAAGGCGGCGCACTCCGGGGAGGGCGTGGCGGTGACTGAGCCCGTTCCGCTGTACATGCTCGAGGCAGCGGGCCTCGAGAACAAGACTCCAGAGTCGTTCAGCTCGGCGGTCGAGGCTGGCAACGACGTTCCGCCCGCCGCGCTCAAAGAGATGCAGGACCTGCTGTCGAGCCACGGGGTCGCGCTGCTCGCCTTCAACCCTCAGACAGAGAGCCCGCAGACGGAGGCCCTCAAGAAGTTCTCCCAGGACGCGAAGGTCCCGGTCGCGGACTTCCTCGAGACGATGCCGGAGGGAAGCGACTACATCACCTGGATGGCCCAGAACGCGGACGAAATCGCAACAGCGCTCGGGGCCGCCCGCTCGTGA
- a CDS encoding multifunctional oxoglutarate decarboxylase/oxoglutarate dehydrogenase thiamine pyrophosphate-binding subunit/dihydrolipoyllysine-residue succinyltransferase subunit has protein sequence MPELPTHRLPEEFGGNEWLVDELYEQYQQNKNSVDSKWWPLFESFANDASANGSPVVNGSAKAQTVDTLTKQLPTTPAPAKPSPAAPAQTAPAQPPAPPQSAAAPQAAPTAAPAQPAPSAQPTPSAQQAPAAAAPKKGAAAVVRDGAKPSASGPIPAQLPKKAKDETVEEDVITTLRGPAKAIASNMITSLEVPTATTVRAVPAKLLMDNRIVINNHLTRVRGGKVSFTHLIGFAVIRALKLMPSMNVSYDVVDGKPVAVQHSHVNFGIAIDLPKDDGTRLLVVPNVKKAETMNFSEFWHTYEDLIKRARLGKLTADDYAGTTVSLTNPGGIGTVHSVPRLSKGQAAIVGVGALEYPAEFQGASEKTLALQAVGKIITLTSTYDHRVIQGAGSGEFLRIVHQLLLGEQGFYDEIFESLRIPYEPVRWSPDLQINPEDTINKVARIQQLIHAYRVRGHLMADTNPLEYVQRRHPDLDVLTYGLTLWDLDREWPTGGFGGKPKMKFRDILGVLRDAYCRTTGTEYMHLQEPAERKWFQDEIEHPYKKPSREEQLRIISRLNSAEAFETFLQTKFVGQKRFSLEGGESLIPMLDAILSEAAEDGLDEVGIGMAHRGRLNVLTNIAGKTYAQVFREFEGTQDPRSVQGSGDVKYHLGTEGTFTAENGKKTKVYLAANPSHLEAVDSVLEGIVRAKQDRLDAGEAFPVLPILVHGDAAFAGQGVVAETLNLSQLRGYRTGGTIHIIVNNQVGFTTSPSASRSSVYSTDVAKMVQAPIFHVNGDDPEAVVRVAQLAYRFRERFHKDVVLDLVCYRRRGHNEGDDPSMTQPLMYNLIEAKRSVRKLYTESLIGRGDITQEEAEQLLRDYQERLERVFAETHAAQTSPIPIVTSDLKAVSDLERPISQQQEDSGEQRPESTAISTELLARIGHAHLEIPEGFTVHPKLKQLLERREQMSREGGIDWGLGELAAFGSLVSEGVPVRLSGQDSRRGTFVQRHAVFHDRTTGAEWTPLASLAQGKGKLSIYDSSLSEYAALGFEYGYSVERPDALVLWEAQFGDFVNGAQTVIDEFISSAEQKWGQRSSLVMLLPHGYEGQGPDHSSARIERFLQLCAEENMIVAHPSTPASHFHLLRRQAYSRPRKPLIVFTPKQLLRLKAASSPVEEFTSGSFRPVIPEHENLDPQRVERVLLVSGRLYYDLLAARTKAKDTTSAIVRIEQLYPLPQAEIAAELAKYPNAEVIWAQDEPNNQGAWTYLALNLAPTLDRPLRVVSRPASAATSAGSMKRHAAEESTLLELCFRSGVPANA, from the coding sequence GTGCCAGAACTGCCAACCCACCGCCTGCCTGAAGAATTCGGCGGCAATGAGTGGCTTGTCGACGAGCTCTACGAGCAGTACCAGCAAAACAAGAACTCGGTCGACTCCAAGTGGTGGCCCCTGTTCGAATCGTTCGCAAACGATGCCTCGGCAAACGGGTCTCCGGTCGTGAACGGATCCGCGAAGGCGCAGACCGTCGACACGCTCACCAAGCAGCTGCCGACCACGCCCGCACCGGCCAAGCCGTCTCCTGCCGCCCCCGCGCAGACGGCTCCGGCACAGCCTCCTGCTCCCCCGCAGTCCGCCGCAGCCCCGCAGGCCGCGCCCACCGCGGCTCCGGCCCAGCCGGCTCCCTCGGCCCAGCCGACTCCCTCAGCCCAGCAGGCTCCCGCGGCCGCGGCCCCGAAGAAGGGCGCTGCCGCCGTCGTCCGCGATGGTGCCAAGCCCTCGGCAAGCGGGCCCATCCCCGCGCAGCTGCCGAAGAAGGCCAAGGACGAGACCGTCGAGGAAGACGTCATCACGACCCTCCGTGGCCCTGCCAAGGCGATCGCGTCGAACATGATCACGAGCCTCGAGGTTCCCACGGCCACGACCGTGCGCGCCGTCCCTGCGAAGCTCCTCATGGACAACCGCATCGTCATCAACAACCACCTCACGCGCGTCCGCGGCGGCAAGGTGTCCTTCACGCACCTCATCGGCTTCGCCGTGATCCGTGCCCTGAAGCTCATGCCGTCGATGAACGTGAGCTACGACGTGGTGGACGGCAAGCCCGTCGCGGTCCAGCACTCGCACGTCAACTTCGGCATCGCCATCGACCTGCCGAAGGACGACGGCACGCGCCTTCTCGTCGTGCCGAACGTCAAGAAAGCCGAGACGATGAACTTCTCGGAGTTCTGGCACACGTACGAGGACCTCATCAAGCGCGCCCGTCTCGGCAAGCTGACGGCGGACGACTACGCGGGCACAACGGTCTCGCTCACGAACCCCGGCGGCATCGGCACCGTCCACTCGGTCCCGCGCCTTTCAAAGGGACAGGCTGCCATCGTCGGCGTCGGCGCGCTCGAGTACCCGGCCGAGTTCCAGGGAGCCTCGGAGAAGACCCTCGCGCTTCAAGCCGTCGGCAAGATCATCACCCTGACCTCGACCTACGACCACAGGGTCATCCAGGGCGCCGGATCTGGCGAGTTCCTCCGCATCGTCCACCAGCTCCTGCTCGGAGAGCAGGGCTTCTACGACGAGATCTTCGAATCGCTGCGCATCCCTTACGAGCCGGTTCGTTGGAGCCCCGACCTGCAGATCAACCCCGAGGACACCATCAACAAGGTGGCCCGGATCCAGCAGCTTATCCACGCGTACCGCGTCCGCGGCCACCTCATGGCGGACACGAACCCGCTCGAATACGTCCAGCGCCGGCACCCTGACCTCGACGTCCTGACCTATGGGCTCACGCTCTGGGACCTCGACCGCGAGTGGCCGACGGGCGGATTCGGCGGCAAGCCGAAGATGAAGTTCCGAGACATCCTCGGCGTGCTCCGCGACGCCTACTGCCGCACCACCGGCACGGAGTACATGCACCTCCAGGAGCCTGCCGAGCGCAAGTGGTTCCAAGACGAGATCGAGCACCCCTACAAGAAGCCGAGCCGCGAGGAGCAGCTCCGGATCATCTCGCGGCTCAACTCCGCAGAGGCATTCGAGACGTTCCTCCAGACGAAATTCGTCGGCCAGAAGCGATTCTCGCTCGAGGGCGGCGAATCGCTCATCCCGATGCTCGACGCGATCCTCTCGGAGGCCGCCGAAGACGGCCTCGACGAGGTTGGAATCGGCATGGCCCACCGCGGCCGCCTGAACGTACTGACGAACATCGCCGGCAAGACCTACGCCCAGGTGTTCCGCGAGTTCGAGGGCACGCAGGACCCGCGCAGCGTCCAGGGCTCCGGCGACGTGAAGTACCACCTCGGAACCGAGGGGACGTTCACGGCGGAGAACGGCAAGAAGACCAAGGTCTACCTCGCCGCCAACCCGTCGCACCTCGAGGCGGTCGACTCGGTTCTCGAAGGCATCGTCCGGGCCAAGCAGGACCGGCTCGATGCCGGCGAGGCGTTCCCCGTCCTCCCGATCCTCGTCCATGGGGACGCGGCGTTCGCCGGGCAGGGCGTGGTTGCCGAGACGCTCAACCTCTCGCAGCTGCGGGGTTACCGCACGGGCGGCACGATCCACATCATCGTGAACAACCAGGTCGGCTTCACGACGTCGCCCTCCGCCTCGCGCTCCTCGGTCTACTCGACGGACGTCGCGAAGATGGTCCAGGCGCCGATCTTCCATGTCAACGGCGATGATCCCGAGGCCGTTGTGCGCGTGGCGCAGCTTGCCTACCGCTTCCGCGAGCGCTTCCACAAGGACGTCGTCCTCGACCTCGTCTGCTACCGCCGCCGTGGCCACAACGAGGGCGACGATCCCTCGATGACCCAGCCGCTCATGTACAACCTGATCGAGGCGAAGCGTTCCGTGCGCAAGCTCTACACGGAGAGCCTCATCGGTCGTGGCGACATCACCCAGGAAGAAGCCGAGCAGCTGCTCCGCGACTATCAGGAGCGCCTCGAGCGGGTGTTCGCGGAGACGCATGCCGCGCAGACATCCCCGATCCCGATCGTCACGAGCGATCTCAAAGCCGTCTCCGACCTCGAGCGCCCGATCTCGCAGCAGCAGGAGGACTCCGGGGAGCAGCGTCCGGAATCGACGGCGATCAGCACCGAGCTGCTCGCCCGCATCGGTCACGCGCACCTCGAGATTCCCGAGGGCTTCACGGTCCATCCCAAGCTCAAGCAGCTCTTGGAGCGGCGCGAGCAGATGTCACGCGAGGGCGGGATCGACTGGGGCTTGGGCGAACTCGCAGCCTTCGGGTCGCTCGTTTCCGAAGGTGTTCCCGTCCGCCTCTCCGGGCAGGATTCGCGTCGCGGCACGTTCGTACAGCGCCATGCGGTCTTCCACGATCGGACCACGGGCGCTGAGTGGACGCCGCTTGCGAGCCTCGCCCAGGGCAAGGGCAAGCTCTCGATCTACGACTCGTCGCTGTCGGAGTATGCCGCCCTCGGCTTCGAGTACGGCTACTCGGTCGAGCGCCCGGACGCGCTCGTCCTGTGGGAGGCCCAGTTCGGCGACTTCGTCAACGGCGCTCAGACCGTGATCGACGAGTTCATCTCCTCGGCAGAGCAGAAGTGGGGCCAACGCTCCTCGCTTGTCATGCTGCTTCCCCACGGCTACGAGGGCCAGGGACCGGACCACTCGTCCGCCCGCATCGAGCGCTTCCTCCAGCTGTGCGCCGAAGAGAACATGATCGTCGCGCATCCGAGCACCCCGGCATCCCACTTCCACCTGCTGCGCCGTCAGGCGTACAGCCGGCCGCGGAAGCCGCTCATCGTGTTCACACCGAAGCAGCTCCTTCGCCTCAAGGCGGCCTCGTCGCCGGTCGAGGAGTTCACGTCGGGCAGCTTCCGGCCGGTGATCCCCGAGCACGAGAACCTCGATCCCCAGCGGGTCGAGCGCGTCCTGCTCGTGTCGGGCCGCCTGTACTACGATCTGCTCGCAGCACGGACGAAGGCGAAGGACACGACGTCGGCGATCGTGCGGATCGAGCAGCTCTACCCGCTGCCGCAGGCGGAGATCGCTGCCGAGCTCGCGAAGTACCCGAATGCCGAGGTCATCTGGGCGCAGGACGAGCCGAACAACCAGGGTGCGTGGACCTACCTCGCGCTCAATCTGGCTCCCACGCTCGACCGGCCGCTGCGCGTCGTGTCCCGCCCTGCCTCGGCAGCCACGTCCGCTGGCTCGATGAAGCGGCACGCGGCAGAGGAGTCGACCCTCCTCGAGCTCTGCTTCCGCTCAGGGGTTCCAGCTAACGCGTAG
- a CDS encoding hemolysin family protein, whose product MEWLLLAAGIVLVLGTGFFVCVEFSLVALDHSTVQRSIDRGEPGAKALMQCITSLSTQLSSCQLGITLTTLLTGFVMEPSVGKLLEAPLAGLGVPAANAVSLVIAMIIATLGSMLLGELVPKNLAIARALGVGRAVARPQLIFTAVFKPAIIVLNGFANKVLHAMGIEAQEEISGARSPAELASLVRRSAELGTLDEGTARFVSRTLSFSERTAADVMTPRMRVTTVDATDSVEDVIDAARATGHSRFPVIGDSPDDVRGLVHVKKAVAVPAERRASLEAGAIMTDVLRVPETIHLDALISQLRAGNLQLAVVLDEYGGTAGVVTLEDLVEEIVGEVSDEHDRLAPGVLQSAAGDWFFPGLMRPDEVSEQVPGLVVDDDPAYETVGGFVMRSLGRVPVQGDRLDVDGGALEVTRMDGRRVDRLRFVPAPKVSAGAEGAEA is encoded by the coding sequence ATGGAGTGGCTTCTCCTCGCCGCGGGTATCGTCCTCGTCCTCGGCACCGGGTTCTTCGTCTGCGTCGAGTTCTCACTCGTTGCGCTTGACCACTCGACGGTCCAACGCAGCATCGACCGAGGAGAGCCGGGGGCCAAGGCTCTCATGCAGTGCATCACGAGCCTTTCGACCCAGCTCTCGAGCTGCCAGCTCGGCATCACGCTCACGACCCTCCTCACCGGTTTCGTCATGGAGCCCTCGGTGGGCAAACTGCTCGAAGCGCCGCTCGCGGGTCTCGGGGTCCCCGCTGCGAATGCGGTCTCGCTCGTCATTGCGATGATCATCGCGACGCTCGGCTCGATGCTCCTCGGAGAGCTCGTTCCGAAGAACCTCGCTATCGCTCGCGCACTGGGCGTCGGACGCGCCGTCGCCCGGCCGCAGCTCATCTTCACCGCGGTGTTCAAGCCCGCCATCATCGTGCTCAATGGCTTTGCCAACAAGGTGCTCCACGCAATGGGCATCGAGGCCCAGGAGGAGATCTCGGGGGCCCGCTCGCCAGCAGAGCTCGCCTCCCTCGTGCGGCGTTCTGCTGAGCTCGGCACCCTCGACGAAGGGACGGCCCGCTTCGTTTCGCGCACCTTGAGCTTCTCCGAGCGCACCGCTGCCGACGTCATGACTCCTCGAATGCGCGTCACAACCGTCGACGCCACGGATTCGGTGGAGGACGTCATCGACGCCGCCCGCGCCACCGGACACTCTCGTTTCCCGGTCATCGGCGACTCGCCGGACGACGTGCGCGGGCTCGTACATGTTAAGAAGGCCGTCGCCGTGCCAGCCGAGCGCCGGGCGTCGCTCGAGGCGGGCGCGATCATGACCGACGTCCTCCGCGTGCCAGAGACGATCCACCTCGACGCTCTCATCTCCCAGCTTCGCGCTGGCAACCTGCAGCTCGCCGTCGTCCTGGACGAGTACGGGGGCACTGCCGGCGTCGTCACTCTCGAGGATTTGGTCGAAGAGATCGTGGGCGAGGTCTCCGACGAGCACGACCGCCTTGCGCCGGGCGTGCTCCAAAGTGCTGCCGGCGATTGGTTCTTCCCAGGGCTCATGCGTCCGGACGAAGTGTCCGAGCAGGTTCCGGGGCTGGTCGTCGACGACGACCCGGCCTACGAGACCGTGGGCGGCTTCGTCATGCGCTCGCTCGGCCGCGTGCCCGTCCAGGGCGACCGCCTCGACGTCGACGGCGGGGCACTCGAGGTGACTCGCATGGACGGACGCCGCGTCGACAGGCTCCGGTTCGTTCCGGCGCCGAAGGTTTCTGCGGGGGCCGAAGGGGCTGAGGCGTGA
- a CDS encoding DUF4097 family beta strand repeat-containing protein has product MSEEDWSIAEPQTVTLEGVRSLRAGIVGGRLDVIVHESDQAVIEVSEVRGDPVAISLRDGRLDVRHQLHGFEGWFKNLMGTVSGTSENWAVISVAVPVGTAVEIGTVGGDGLVSGTGPVTKLNTVSGSVLGDRTEGELHLNTVSGDVIARNHDGILTANTVSGEITASGRLKDVRAKSVSGDLVFDTEGYCRSLGVSTVSGDVTIRLPRDVGVDLAATTVSGRVVVGESRFTSFKGKLETILGNDLQLMLLRTNTVSGDVSVVHAEDRVSAPRTGSEHDDGRAAE; this is encoded by the coding sequence ATGTCGGAGGAAGACTGGAGCATCGCAGAGCCGCAGACCGTGACGCTCGAAGGTGTGCGCTCGCTGCGCGCTGGAATCGTTGGCGGACGCCTCGACGTGATCGTCCACGAATCGGACCAGGCGGTGATCGAGGTCAGCGAGGTCCGTGGGGATCCCGTCGCCATTAGCCTCCGTGACGGTCGGCTCGATGTACGGCACCAGCTGCACGGCTTCGAGGGCTGGTTCAAGAACCTCATGGGAACCGTGTCCGGGACGAGCGAGAACTGGGCGGTCATCTCGGTCGCGGTCCCGGTGGGGACCGCCGTCGAGATCGGAACTGTCGGAGGCGACGGCCTCGTCTCGGGCACCGGCCCTGTCACGAAGCTCAACACGGTGTCGGGCTCGGTCCTCGGTGATCGGACTGAGGGCGAGCTCCACCTCAACACGGTGAGCGGTGACGTCATCGCCCGGAACCATGACGGCATCTTGACGGCAAACACCGTCTCGGGCGAGATCACGGCCTCGGGCCGCCTCAAGGACGTCCGTGCCAAGTCCGTCTCAGGGGACCTCGTCTTCGACACCGAGGGCTACTGCCGTTCGCTCGGTGTGAGCACAGTGAGCGGTGACGTCACGATCCGTCTCCCGCGCGACGTCGGCGTCGACCTTGCGGCGACCACCGTGTCGGGACGCGTCGTGGTCGGCGAGTCCCGCTTCACGTCGTTCAAGGGCAAGCTCGAGACGATCCTCGGCAACGACCTTCAGCTCATGCTCCTGAGGACGAACACGGTCTCCGGGGACGTCTCCGTGGTGCACGCTGAGGACCGCGTCTCAGCGCCCCGCACAGGGAGCGAACACGACGACGGGCGGGCTGCAGAGTGA
- a CDS encoding metal ABC transporter ATP-binding protein, which yields MLRGASLAFGTRTLWSGLDLDIKPGEFFAVLGPNGSGKTSFLKVLLGLLPLTSGSANVAGHAAGTRGRDVGYVPQQKGFPTDVPLRARDLVALGVDGHQWGIRVRRRKVESAVDELLGRVGASSYAKVPVGQLSGGELQRLRVAQAIAGSPRVLLCDEPLLALDLNHQQGVSALIDRQRAETGAAVVFVTHEINPILDYVDRVLYLAEGQFRVGSPEEVMRTEILSELYGSRVEVSRIHGRIVVVGLPDATTHLHHGHALPSEDESAEEKEGAER from the coding sequence GTGCTCCGTGGAGCCTCTCTCGCGTTCGGGACGCGCACACTGTGGAGCGGACTTGACCTCGACATCAAGCCCGGCGAGTTTTTCGCCGTCCTCGGCCCGAACGGCAGCGGCAAGACGAGCTTCCTCAAGGTGCTCCTCGGGCTGCTCCCGCTCACGTCCGGCAGCGCGAATGTGGCCGGGCATGCTGCTGGCACGAGGGGCCGAGACGTCGGCTACGTCCCTCAGCAGAAGGGGTTCCCCACTGATGTGCCCCTGCGCGCACGGGACCTCGTGGCTCTCGGAGTCGATGGCCATCAGTGGGGCATCCGAGTGCGGCGCCGGAAGGTCGAGTCGGCTGTGGACGAATTGCTAGGACGGGTGGGCGCGAGCTCCTACGCCAAAGTCCCTGTCGGACAGCTTTCAGGCGGTGAACTGCAGAGGCTTCGCGTTGCCCAGGCGATTGCAGGGAGCCCCAGAGTGCTCCTGTGCGACGAGCCACTCCTCGCACTTGACCTCAACCACCAGCAGGGCGTGAGTGCCCTCATCGATCGGCAGCGGGCCGAGACCGGCGCTGCGGTCGTCTTCGTGACGCATGAGATCAATCCGATCCTCGACTACGTCGACCGCGTCCTCTATCTCGCCGAGGGCCAGTTTCGCGTCGGTTCGCCGGAGGAGGTCATGCGGACCGAGATCCTCTCGGAGCTCTATGGAAGCCGAGTCGAGGTTTCACGCATTCACGGGCGGATCGTCGTCGTCGGCCTCCCGGACGCGACGACCCATCTCCACCACGGACACGCGCTTCCGTCCGAGGATGAGTCGGCCGAGGAGAAGGAGGGGGCCGAGAGATGA
- a CDS encoding metal ABC transporter permease has protein sequence MSLSDIWNSIFSFDNYGQLLQLVQDSVWAGAILGLLGGLVGTFVVRRDLAFAVHGVSELSFAGASFALLAGTDVVAGSLVGSVLAALTIGFMGGRARAKNSIIGVLMPFGLGLGILFLSLYQGRSANKFGLLTGQIVAVDTVQLQVLAIAAMVVIVVLLLVWRPLSFSSVDPEMARARGVPVRFLGILFMFLLGVSVALSIQVVGALLVLALLITPAAAAQKATSSPALAVFLSVAFAEIATVGGILLSLGGRIPISPYITTLSFLIYLVCAGLGLLRVRRGNSGRMVEAERREHAPVAKSGV, from the coding sequence ATGAGCCTCTCAGACATCTGGAACTCGATCTTCTCGTTCGACAACTATGGTCAGCTCCTTCAACTCGTCCAGGACTCGGTGTGGGCTGGGGCCATCCTCGGCCTGCTCGGCGGACTCGTTGGGACCTTCGTCGTGCGGCGCGACCTCGCGTTCGCCGTCCACGGCGTCTCGGAGCTCTCATTCGCCGGGGCCTCGTTCGCCCTGCTCGCGGGCACCGACGTCGTAGCAGGCTCGCTCGTGGGCTCGGTGCTCGCGGCACTCACCATCGGATTCATGGGGGGCCGTGCGCGGGCGAAGAACTCGATCATCGGCGTTCTGATGCCATTCGGCCTCGGCCTCGGAATCCTCTTCCTCTCCCTCTATCAGGGGCGCTCTGCCAATAAGTTCGGGCTCCTGACAGGTCAGATCGTCGCCGTGGACACCGTCCAGCTCCAAGTGCTGGCGATCGCTGCGATGGTCGTGATCGTCGTGCTCCTGCTCGTGTGGCGGCCCCTCTCGTTCTCGAGCGTCGATCCCGAGATGGCGCGCGCGCGGGGGGTCCCGGTGCGGTTCCTCGGGATCCTGTTCATGTTCCTGCTGGGGGTCAGCGTTGCGCTCTCAATCCAGGTGGTCGGCGCACTTCTGGTTCTCGCCCTGCTCATCACACCTGCGGCCGCCGCGCAGAAGGCGACCTCGTCCCCAGCCCTCGCGGTGTTCCTGAGCGTCGCGTTCGCCGAGATCGCCACTGTCGGCGGCATTCTCCTCTCGCTGGGCGGCCGCATCCCCATCAGCCCCTACATCACAACGCTCTCGTTCCTCATCTATCTTGTGTGCGCGGGACTCGGCCTCTTGAGAGTCAGACGGGGAAACTCCGGAAGGATGGTCGAGGCGGAACGGCGCGAGCATGCGCCCGTGGCAAAATCCGGGGTGTGA
- a CDS encoding GDSL-type esterase/lipase family protein, with protein sequence MAHERKVRLAAIGDELLAGNGDPRALGWLGRVLARTPREELTLESYVLAAPQEGTETLSTRWLDEAQRRFGDGFENRLVIGLSGRDIEFGISPARSRLNVANILDSAAQNSAEVFVVGPPPTLDPAQNRRLGELNTAFADVTTRRKHFYVDTFSPLLNHEQWRGDLAANAGAPGQAGYGLIAWLVLHRGWFPWLRLPQPQ encoded by the coding sequence ATGGCGCACGAGAGGAAGGTTCGCCTCGCGGCGATCGGCGACGAACTGCTCGCGGGCAACGGGGATCCGCGCGCGCTCGGCTGGTTGGGCCGGGTTCTCGCGCGCACCCCGCGGGAGGAACTCACCCTCGAGAGCTACGTGCTCGCGGCACCGCAGGAGGGCACGGAGACGCTCTCGACCCGTTGGCTCGACGAAGCACAGCGCCGCTTCGGCGATGGCTTTGAGAACCGCCTTGTCATCGGACTCTCCGGCCGCGACATCGAGTTCGGCATCTCGCCTGCCCGCAGCCGGCTGAACGTGGCCAATATCCTCGACAGCGCTGCACAGAACAGCGCCGAGGTGTTTGTGGTCGGCCCTCCCCCGACGCTCGATCCGGCCCAGAACCGGCGGCTCGGTGAGCTGAACACGGCTTTCGCCGATGTGACGACGCGGCGCAAGCACTTCTACGTCGACACATTCTCTCCCCTCCTCAATCACGAGCAGTGGCGCGGCGACCTCGCCGCGAACGCGGGCGCCCCGGGTCAGGCAGGCTATGGCCTCATCGCCTGGCTTGTGCTCCACCGGGGCTGGTTCCCCTGGCTGCGCCTCCCCCAGCCTCAGTAG